A stretch of the Fusarium musae strain F31 chromosome 2, whole genome shotgun sequence genome encodes the following:
- a CDS encoding hypothetical protein (EggNog:ENOG41) gives MAVGFLTFISGLFGWIYFLAWSASFYPQPLLNWRRRSTSGTTIDFPFINVLEIRAQYAARHRGLESTVQFNDITFALHALFLSVITTSQYFAPSLWGFTPNSGNRPSRFILGVAAGCITGVLLTCVIVASSPGNDAVYDWVALDIVYAVGYVKLIVTLIKYTPQIVTNYNNQSTDGWSISQILLDLTGGVLSVSQQAIDSYQLRDWSGITGNPVKFALGNISMVYDTIFIIQHYVLYHDSEKPLSGNRENQRLLDEERRAERSE, from the exons ATGGCTGTCGGCTTCCTCACCTTCATTTCAGGCCTCTTTGGATGGATTTATTTCCTCGCCTGGAGCGCGTCCTTCTATCCCCAGCCCTTGCTGAACTGGCGTCGTCGATCCACCAGCGGCACAACTATTGATTTCCCCTTTATCAACGTCCTCG AAATCCGCGCTCAGTATGCTGCGAGACACAGAGGCCTCGAGTCTACTGTGCAATTTAACGACATCACTTTTGCTCTCCACGCTCTGTTCTTGTCTGTCATCACAACCTCACAGTATTTCGCTCCATCGTTGTGGGGGTTCACCCCGAACTCCGGAAACCGACCCAGCCGGTTTATCCTGGGGGTAGCAGCCGGCTGTATCACTGGGGTTCTTTTGACATGTGTTATCGTTGCTTCATCTCCCGGAAACGATGCCGTCTATGACTGGGTTGCCCTTGATATTGTCTACGCCGTAGGCTATGTCAAACTTATTGTCACCTTGATCAAGTACACTCCCCAAATCGTCACCAACTACAACAACCAGAGCACCGACGGCTGGAGCATCTCTCAGATCTTACTGGATCTTACTGGCGGTGTCCTTAGCGTCAGTCAGCAGGCCATCGATAGTTATCAGCTGCGCGACTGGAGCGGTATCACCGGCAATCCGGTCAAGTTTGCTCTTGGCAACATCAGCATGGTTTACGACACCATATTCATCATCCAGCACTACGTTCTGTACCATGACTCAGAGAAGCCGCTGTCTGGTAATCGCGAGAATCAGAGATTGTTGGATGAGGAGCGAAGAGCGGAGCGCAGCGAGTGA